TTTCCCAATCAATCGGCTGTGGATTTTTTCCCGCAATTTTTTCCACGCACACAATTCCTTCTTTCGATGCAACGTGCGCTAACCATGGCGGACCAGCAACATCGCCGATGGCATAAATTCCGTCAACGTTTGTTTTTCCAAAATCATTAACTGTAATCCAACCTTTTTCTAATTTAACACCAAGCGTTTCCAAGCCAATGTTTTCAATATTTCCTTGAACACCGATTGCATTGAGCGCAATTTCTGCTTTTAGTTCCTTCTTTCCATCTTTATTGGAAACAACAACTTTCACATCTTTTCCAGCAGTTACACTTTCAACTTTTGTTTCAGTAAAAATTTCAATTCCGTTTTTCTTGAAATTACTTTCGAGCAGTTTGGAAATTTCTTTGTCTTCAATCGGAAGAATGTTCGACATCATTTCCACTACCGTAACTTTTGTCCCGAAGGCATTATAGAAATACGCAAACTCGACTCCAATCGCTCCAGCGCCAATAATAATCATTGATTTCGGAATGGAAGAAAGTGTCATTGCTTCTGAACTGGTAATTACTTTT
This genomic window from Ignavibacteria bacterium contains:
- a CDS encoding dihydrolipoyl dehydrogenase; translated protein: VIEVSKDGKAIEEIKSKHTIIATGARSRTISGITVDGKKVITSSEAMTLSSIPKSMIIIGAGAIGVEFAYFYNAFGTKVTVVEMMSNILPIEDKEISKLLESNFKKNGIEIFTETKVESVTAGKDVKVVVSNKDGKKELKAEIALNAIGVQGNIENIGLETLGVKLEKGWITVNDFGKTNVDGIYAIGDVAGPPWLAHVASKEGIVCVEKIAGKNPQPIDWENIPGCTYCQPQVASVGLTEEKAIAAGYQIKVGRFPFSASGKARAIGETDGLVKLIFDAKYGELLGAHILGSEATEMLAELNIAKSHETTAEGIANTMHAHPTLSEAIMEAAENALGHSIHI